A genomic window from Streptococcus sanguinis includes:
- a CDS encoding ISL3 family transposase → MEHIKNTTELLGMKDLNIKITFILQHQTHLEIRARLDYAAPSCPHCGGKMIKYGFQRSSKIPLLDAQGFPTLLRLKKRRFQCKSCHRVTVAETPIVDKNHQISHLVWKKLTQLLTENRANTDIARTLHISVSTVQRKLAQFTFKEDYTKLPEVISWDEFSRNKGKLAFIAQDFETRKIIALLENNRQNTIKNYFYRYPRKVREQVKVVTVDMSGTYIPIIKQLFPKARIVLDRFHIVQHLGKAMMTTRIAIMKTFDKKSLPYRALKNHWRLFQRESRKLSRHRFYSKTFRQTLKPKEIVDKTLQFSEELRYYYDLYQLLLFHFQEKRTTEFFEIIEDNMNLVNSTFKRVFESFLKLKPYITNALQFDYSNAKLEATNKLIKDIKRAAFGFRNFKNFRTKILLALNIQKERTNLVLSRI, encoded by the coding sequence ATGGAACACATCAAGAATACCACAGAATTGCTGGGAATGAAAGACTTAAATATCAAAATTACCTTCATCTTGCAGCACCAGACCCATCTTGAAATTCGGGCTAGACTGGATTATGCAGCTCCTTCCTGCCCTCACTGCGGCGGTAAGATGATTAAGTACGGTTTTCAGAGGTCCTCTAAAATCCCACTCTTGGATGCACAAGGGTTTCCAACTCTGCTCCGTCTCAAGAAGCGGCGATTTCAGTGTAAATCTTGTCATCGGGTGACCGTAGCTGAGACACCCATCGTAGACAAGAACCACCAGATTTCACACCTGGTCTGGAAGAAGCTCACCCAGCTCTTGACCGAAAATCGAGCCAATACCGATATTGCCAGAACCCTCCACATCTCCGTCTCAACCGTCCAGAGAAAGCTGGCTCAGTTCACTTTCAAAGAGGATTACACCAAACTTCCCGAGGTCATCTCCTGGGATGAATTTTCTAGGAACAAAGGCAAATTAGCCTTCATTGCACAGGATTTCGAGACCAGGAAAATCATCGCCCTCCTCGAAAACAATCGCCAGAATACCATCAAAAATTATTTCTACCGCTACCCGAGAAAGGTCAGAGAACAGGTCAAAGTCGTGACCGTGGACATGTCTGGCACTTACATTCCAATCATCAAGCAACTATTTCCTAAGGCCAGAATTGTGTTGGATAGGTTTCACATCGTCCAACATCTTGGCAAAGCCATGATGACCACTCGAATCGCTATCATGAAGACCTTTGACAAGAAATCTCTGCCTTATCGTGCGCTGAAAAACCACTGGCGACTATTTCAGAGAGAAAGCAGAAAACTGTCTCGTCATCGCTTTTATTCCAAGACCTTTAGGCAGACCCTAAAGCCTAAGGAAATCGTGGACAAGACACTTCAATTCTCAGAAGAACTCCGTTATTACTACGATCTCTACCAGCTCTTGCTCTTCCATTTCCAAGAGAAACGTACTACAGAATTTTTTGAAATCATCGAAGACAACATGAATCTTGTCAATTCGACCTTCAAAAGAGTTTTTGAGAGCTTCCTAAAACTCAAACCTTACATCACAAATGCACTCCAGTTCGACTATTCCAACGCCAAGCTCGAGGCTACCAACAAGCTCATCAAGGATATCAAACGAGCGGCCTTCGGCTTTCGCAATTTTAAGAACTTTAGAACTAAAATCCTCCTCGCTTTGAACATACAAAAAGAGAGAACCAATTTGGTCCTCTCTCGGATTTAA
- a CDS encoding heme transporter CcmD: MHDTTEEKVLEVSEEQLTRAERSEQKITKPEPTPYFLTLLCSLAISLLSVVNPFLTNLATNLQSQNLYAGWAMTQGQVPYSQIYGTSGLLYYLMAWTSSLAFGQLLWMVFQTLALWLAGLFLHKTLVLLQPKQDLSRSLLLLFYLLVFALGFGGLYSSIFVLPFIFWNLSFLVRYLQDSIKDEKFILYGAFGALAFMIDPVSSLVFYSLTALVLLVYNIAAKRTARGFYQLLAGLFGFSVIFYPIGYFTVANRTFGQAISQVTYAWDSISLIGSHSISNLVYYGLLTLGLGFISAFGVNLFSREKGQATSLRVLRFIGLLGLFITAFAAFILPDQGSYQLLPALPFAMILFALWFNKGKQQAPGRHRRERRRPTMWTSYLSGQFFLPLLAIFYLIGYPLVNEYILSSGVSAERSEVAQYIKEKTKDGDTIYAWDTSASLYQKSGRLSAVSLLTPTLYVGTAENRLGLQNGLENSQPKYILVNNDVKLLSDVKQLISQNYKEADLKLDHFKLYQLK, from the coding sequence ATGCATGATACAACGGAAGAAAAAGTTTTAGAGGTTTCAGAGGAGCAGCTTACTAGGGCTGAAAGGTCTGAGCAAAAAATTACCAAGCCAGAGCCGACGCCCTATTTTTTGACGCTCTTGTGCAGTTTGGCTATCAGCCTGCTGAGTGTGGTCAATCCTTTTTTGACCAATCTAGCAACGAATTTACAAAGTCAGAATCTCTATGCCGGTTGGGCCATGACTCAGGGGCAGGTGCCTTATTCGCAAATATATGGGACTAGTGGCCTGCTTTACTATCTGATGGCTTGGACCAGCAGCCTGGCTTTTGGCCAGCTTTTGTGGATGGTCTTTCAGACGCTGGCTCTGTGGCTGGCCGGACTTTTCCTGCACAAGACCTTGGTGCTCTTACAGCCTAAACAGGATCTATCGCGCAGCCTCTTGCTGCTCTTTTACCTGCTAGTCTTTGCTCTTGGATTTGGCGGCCTTTACTCTAGTATTTTTGTTCTGCCCTTTATTTTTTGGAATCTATCTTTTTTGGTGCGCTATCTGCAGGATTCAATCAAGGATGAAAAGTTCATTCTTTATGGAGCTTTTGGAGCTCTTGCTTTTATGATTGATCCGGTTTCCAGCCTAGTCTTCTATTCTTTGACTGCTCTGGTGCTTTTGGTCTACAATATCGCAGCCAAGCGTACGGCTCGAGGTTTTTATCAGCTTTTAGCTGGTCTCTTTGGCTTCTCAGTGATTTTTTATCCTATCGGCTACTTTACTGTTGCTAATCGAACCTTTGGTCAGGCTATCAGCCAGGTGACCTATGCTTGGGATTCCATCAGCTTGATTGGCAGTCATAGTATTTCTAATTTGGTTTATTATGGCTTGTTGACTCTTGGTTTAGGATTTATCTCTGCTTTCGGGGTCAATCTCTTTTCAAGAGAAAAGGGGCAAGCAACCAGCCTGCGCGTCTTGCGCTTTATCGGTCTGCTAGGGCTCTTCATTACTGCCTTTGCGGCTTTTATCCTGCCAGATCAAGGCAGTTATCAACTGCTTCCGGCCCTGCCTTTTGCCATGATTCTTTTTGCTTTGTGGTTCAATAAAGGCAAGCAGCAGGCACCAGGGCGTCACCGCCGGGAGCGCCGTCGCCCTACCATGTGGACTTCTTATCTTTCAGGCCAGTTCTTTTTGCCACTCCTAGCCATCTTTTATCTGATTGGCTATCCTTTGGTCAATGAGTATATCCTTTCCAGCGGTGTATCTGCTGAAAGAAGTGAAGTGGCTCAGTATATTAAGGAAAAGACCAAGGATGGGGATACTATCTATGCTTGGGATACCTCGGCTAGTCTGTATCAAAAGAGCGGTCGCCTATCTGCTGTCTCTCTCTTGACTCCAACTTTGTATGTGGGAACGGCTGAAAATCGTCTAGGTCTTCAGAATGGACTGGAAAACAGTCAACCTAAGTATATCTTGGTTAACAATGATGTCAAACTGCTGTCAGATGTGAAGCAGCTAATTTCCCAAAATTACAAGGAAGCTGACCTCAAACTTGACCATTTCAAGCTTTATCAACTTAAGTAG
- the nrdD gene encoding anaerobic ribonucleoside-triphosphate reductase codes for MILREEKFETAPAIYVEKRDGRRVAFDVSKIYKAMVRAAQEVGPLNPMLEAKIEAITDRIVAEISSRFAKYVKIYEIQNIVEHELLNAKEYAIAENYITYRTQRDFERSKATDINFTIDKLLNKDRTVVNENANKDSDVFNTQRDLTAGIVGKSIGLKMLPPHVANAHQKGDIHYHDLDYSPYTPMTNCCLIDFDGMLKNGFKIGNAEVESPKSIQTATAQISQIIANVASSQYGGCSADRIDEVLAPYAKLNYQKHLKDAEQWVLPDKQEEYAWAKTKKDIYDAMQSLEYEINTLFTSNGQTPFTSLGFGLGTNRFEREIQKAILNIRIKGLGSEHRTAIFPKLIFTLKRGLNLEPGTPNYDIKELALECATKRMYPDVLSYDKIIDLTGSFKVPMGCRSFLQGWKDENGQEVNSGRMNLGVVTVNLPRIALESEGDLDKFWELFNERMNIAEDALVYRVERTKEASPANAPILYQYGAFGQRLGKYDQVDQLFTHRRATVSLGYIGLYEVAAVFYGGDWETNPEAKDFTIAIVKDMKRRVEEWSDQYDYHFSVYSTPSESLTDRFCRLDTEKFGVVPDITDKEYYTNSFHYDVRKNPTPFEKLDFEKIYPEVGASGGFIHYCEYPVLQQNPKALEAVWDYAYDRVGYLGTNTPIDRCYKCNFEGDFTPTERGFTCPNCGNSDPKTVDVVKRTCGYLGNPQARPMVNGRHKEISARVKHMNGSTIKYEGN; via the coding sequence ATGATTTTAAGGGAAGAGAAGTTTGAAACTGCTCCAGCGATTTATGTGGAGAAGCGGGACGGCCGCAGGGTGGCTTTTGATGTGTCAAAGATCTATAAGGCTATGGTGCGGGCAGCTCAAGAAGTTGGTCCGCTGAATCCGATGCTAGAAGCCAAGATAGAAGCTATCACAGACCGTATTGTGGCAGAAATCAGCAGTCGCTTCGCTAAGTATGTCAAAATCTATGAGATTCAGAACATCGTTGAGCATGAGCTTTTGAATGCCAAGGAATACGCTATTGCGGAGAACTACATCACTTACCGCACCCAACGGGATTTTGAGCGCTCAAAAGCGACTGATATTAACTTTACCATTGACAAGCTTCTCAACAAAGATCGGACGGTAGTCAATGAGAATGCCAATAAGGACAGCGATGTTTTCAATACCCAACGGGATTTGACAGCTGGGATTGTCGGCAAGTCCATTGGGCTTAAGATGCTGCCGCCTCATGTGGCCAATGCCCACCAGAAGGGGGACATCCATTACCATGATTTGGACTACAGCCCTTATACGCCCATGACGAACTGCTGTTTGATCGACTTTGACGGCATGCTGAAAAATGGCTTCAAGATTGGGAATGCAGAAGTAGAGAGTCCCAAGTCTATCCAGACCGCGACAGCTCAAATCTCGCAAATCATTGCCAATGTAGCTTCCAGTCAGTACGGCGGCTGCTCAGCCGATCGGATTGACGAAGTCTTGGCGCCCTATGCTAAACTTAATTACCAAAAGCATCTCAAGGATGCGGAGCAATGGGTTTTGCCGGATAAGCAGGAAGAGTACGCGTGGGCGAAGACCAAGAAGGACATCTACGATGCCATGCAGTCGCTAGAGTATGAGATCAATACTCTCTTTACCTCTAACGGTCAAACTCCTTTTACCTCGCTGGGCTTTGGTCTGGGAACCAATCGTTTTGAGCGAGAAATTCAGAAGGCCATTCTCAATATCCGCATCAAGGGACTGGGAAGCGAGCACCGCACAGCAATTTTCCCTAAGCTGATTTTCACCCTTAAGCGCGGGCTTAATCTCGAGCCGGGAACGCCTAATTACGACATCAAAGAACTGGCTCTGGAGTGTGCCACTAAGCGCATGTATCCCGATGTCCTTTCCTATGACAAGATTATCGACTTGACTGGATCGTTCAAGGTACCGATGGGCTGCCGTTCTTTCCTGCAAGGCTGGAAGGATGAAAATGGTCAGGAAGTCAACTCCGGCCGTATGAATCTAGGAGTCGTTACTGTCAATCTGCCGCGGATTGCGCTTGAATCCGAGGGGGATTTGGATAAATTCTGGGAACTCTTTAACGAGCGGATGAATATCGCTGAGGATGCTTTAGTCTACCGAGTGGAGCGGACCAAGGAAGCCAGTCCAGCCAATGCACCGATTCTTTATCAGTATGGGGCTTTTGGCCAACGTCTGGGCAAGTATGATCAGGTAGACCAGCTCTTTACTCACCGTCGTGCAACGGTTTCCCTAGGCTATATCGGTCTGTATGAAGTGGCAGCAGTCTTTTACGGTGGTGACTGGGAGACCAATCCAGAAGCCAAGGACTTTACGATTGCCATTGTCAAAGATATGAAGCGTCGGGTGGAAGAGTGGTCAGATCAGTATGACTATCATTTCTCTGTCTACTCGACACCATCTGAAAGCCTGACCGACCGTTTCTGCCGTTTGGATACAGAGAAGTTTGGGGTTGTTCCCGATATTACTGATAAGGAGTACTATACTAACTCCTTCCACTACGATGTGCGTAAGAATCCAACGCCTTTTGAAAAGCTGGACTTTGAGAAGATTTATCCTGAAGTGGGTGCTTCTGGTGGCTTTATCCATTATTGTGAATATCCTGTGCTACAGCAAAATCCAAAAGCACTGGAGGCTGTCTGGGACTATGCCTATGATCGGGTCGGCTATCTGGGAACCAATACGCCGATTGATCGCTGTTACAAGTGTAACTTTGAGGGAGACTTCACGCCGACCGAGCGGGGCTTCACCTGTCCAAACTGTGGCAACAGCGATCCCAAGACGGTCGATGTGGTCAAGCGGACCTGCGGTTACCTAGGAAATCCGCAAGCCCGTCCGATGGTTAACGGCCGACACAAGGAAATATCAGCTCGGGTCAAGCACATGAATGGCTCGACTATTAAGTACGAAGGAAATTAA
- a CDS encoding GNAT family N-acetyltransferase — protein MELRRPKLEDKEKILEMLADFEATGSRQDGFFGGADFVYEDWLETIQLAEAGLGLPQGFVPYIQLISFAADGQAVGFLNLRLRLNDYLLQEGGHIGYSIRPSARGKGLAKEQLRQGLQVAKSKNIKRVLVTCDCDNAASRAVILANGGALEDIRGGKERYWIDVD, from the coding sequence ATGGAGCTGAGACGACCGAAACTAGAAGACAAGGAAAAAATTTTAGAGATGCTGGCTGACTTTGAAGCGACTGGTAGCCGGCAGGACGGCTTCTTTGGCGGAGCGGATTTTGTCTACGAGGACTGGCTGGAGACTATTCAGCTAGCTGAGGCAGGTCTAGGCTTGCCGCAAGGTTTTGTGCCTTACATCCAACTAATTTCTTTTGCTGCAGATGGTCAGGCTGTGGGCTTTCTCAATCTGCGCTTGCGGCTTAATGACTATTTGCTCCAAGAAGGAGGGCATATCGGCTATAGTATCCGTCCCTCTGCGCGTGGGAAAGGATTGGCAAAAGAGCAGCTGCGACAAGGCTTGCAAGTAGCCAAAAGTAAAAATATTAAACGAGTCCTAGTGACTTGCGATTGTGATAATGCTGCCAGTCGAGCAGTGATTCTGGCGAATGGCGGAGCTTTAGAGGATATTCGAGGCGGGAAAGAGCGTTACTGGATTGATGTCGATTAA
- a CDS encoding GNAT family N-acetyltransferase codes for MELRRPTLEDKNAILEMIAEFDAAKSYMHGGMGSAWKRAKDYEDWLKIVERQEDVANLPAGWVPAIKFLSFDETGLPLGFLALRLSLNDKLFVEGGHIGYSIRPSQRGKGYGKEQLRLGLAEARKQGLERVLITCDEDNEASRRTILSAGGVYENTIDRSQRYWIELDGEVS; via the coding sequence ATGGAGCTAAGACGACCAACTTTGGAAGATAAAAACGCGATATTAGAGATGATTGCGGAGTTCGATGCTGCAAAATCCTATATGCACGGTGGCATGGGCTCCGCTTGGAAGCGAGCAAAGGATTATGAGGATTGGTTGAAAATTGTAGAACGGCAGGAAGATGTAGCAAACTTGCCAGCAGGCTGGGTTCCCGCTATCAAATTTTTATCCTTTGATGAGACTGGCCTGCCTCTAGGATTTTTAGCCCTGCGCTTGTCCTTGAATGACAAATTATTTGTGGAGGGTGGGCATATTGGCTATTCTATTCGTCCCAGTCAACGAGGCAAAGGATATGGGAAGGAGCAGTTGAGATTAGGGCTGGCAGAGGCTCGAAAGCAAGGATTGGAACGAGTGCTGATTACCTGCGATGAAGACAACGAAGCCAGCCGACGCACGATTCTCTCTGCTGGCGGTGTTTACGAAAATACAATCGACAGAAGTCAGCGCTACTGGATAGAGCTAGATGGGGAGGTGTCATGA
- the nrdG gene encoding anaerobic ribonucleoside-triphosphate reductase activating protein: MNNPKPQEWKSEELSKGRIIDYKAFNFVDGEGVRNSLYVSGCMFHCEGCYNAATWSFNAGISYTQELEEQIMKDLAEPYVQGLTLLGGEPFLNTGILLPLVKRIRRELPDKDIWSWTGYTWEEMMLETEDKLELLSLIDILVDGRFDLTKKNLMLQFRGSSNQRIIDVQKSLQSGQIVIWDKLNDGLQAYEQVDRDKML; this comes from the coding sequence ATGAACAATCCCAAACCTCAAGAATGGAAAAGTGAGGAGCTGAGCAAGGGGCGAATCATTGACTATAAGGCCTTTAACTTTGTAGATGGCGAAGGCGTCCGCAACTCCCTCTATGTCAGTGGCTGTATGTTTCACTGTGAGGGCTGCTATAATGCAGCAACTTGGTCTTTCAACGCTGGCATTTCCTATACCCAAGAGTTGGAGGAGCAGATTATGAAAGACTTGGCGGAACCCTATGTGCAGGGGCTGACCCTCCTAGGCGGCGAGCCTTTTCTCAATACAGGCATTCTCCTGCCCTTGGTCAAGCGGATTCGGAGAGAGCTTCCAGACAAGGATATCTGGTCTTGGACGGGCTACACCTGGGAGGAGATGATGCTGGAAACGGAGGATAAGCTGGAGCTGCTTAGTTTGATTGACATTCTAGTGGACGGCCGTTTTGACCTTACCAAGAAGAATCTCATGCTGCAGTTCCGCGGCTCTTCTAATCAGCGCATCATTGATGTGCAGAAGTCCCTTCAGTCAGGCCAGATAGTCATCTGGGACAAGCTGAATGATGGTTTGCAGGCCTATGAGCAGGTTGACAGGGATAAGATGCTTTAA
- a CDS encoding LytR family transcriptional regulator — translation MYLYLRGEKGRIMNHHRRSAPASKKGKKLRLFNVALLILVSLVSVLLVFSVFKNNVLAFYHLNLILSALLAAVILLAAFFIWKNKFKVLTTVLLFVTLLVSSGAMYGIKELMDLSRGVNSTSNYSEIEMAVYVRADSDKSDVTQLQKLTAPTENGDKDNVTALLDHIKKTKKTELTVENSSSYISAYNALINQEAEAIALNNSFGDMLASHDADYASKIKKIYTYKITRQVETGKRSDDANADVFNIYVSGIDTYGSISSVSRSDVNIIMTVNRKTKKVLLTTTPRDAYVAIADGGAGQMDKLTHAGIYGVDASVHTLENLYGIRIDYYVRLNFTSFLKLVDLLGGIDVENDQEFTSRHGNHHFPVGKVHMNSDQALGFVRERYSLQGGDNDRGKNQEKVIEAVIKKLTSTSALKNYNEIISGLQDSIQTNMELPVLMNLVNTQLESGGSYQVQSQAISGNGRMDLPSYAMPDSNLYMMEIQPESLDNAKAAIQQVMEGKTP, via the coding sequence ATGTATTTATATCTCAGGGGAGAAAAAGGGAGAATTATGAATCATCATAGGAGAAGTGCGCCTGCTTCTAAAAAGGGGAAGAAGCTTAGGCTCTTTAATGTAGCTTTACTGATATTGGTAAGCTTGGTCTCAGTTTTGCTGGTTTTTTCTGTATTTAAAAATAATGTTCTGGCGTTTTATCACCTGAACCTTATTTTGTCTGCTCTTTTGGCGGCTGTTATTTTACTGGCAGCCTTCTTTATATGGAAAAATAAGTTCAAAGTTCTGACCACGGTGCTTTTGTTTGTGACCTTGCTAGTATCTTCAGGAGCTATGTACGGGATCAAGGAGCTGATGGACTTGTCTAGAGGTGTGAACTCCACTTCAAATTACTCTGAAATTGAAATGGCAGTTTATGTCCGGGCAGATAGCGATAAATCAGATGTAACTCAGCTGCAGAAGTTGACAGCTCCGACTGAAAATGGGGACAAGGACAATGTAACGGCTCTTCTGGACCACATCAAGAAGACTAAAAAGACAGAGCTCACTGTAGAAAACAGCTCGTCATATATCTCAGCCTACAATGCCCTCATCAATCAAGAGGCCGAGGCCATTGCCCTCAACAACTCGTTTGGAGATATGCTGGCTTCTCACGATGCTGACTATGCTTCAAAGATAAAGAAAATCTATACTTATAAAATCACCCGTCAAGTAGAGACCGGTAAGCGCAGCGATGATGCCAATGCGGATGTCTTTAATATCTATGTCAGCGGTATTGACACTTATGGGTCTATCTCATCTGTCTCTCGCTCAGATGTCAATATCATCATGACAGTCAATCGCAAGACCAAGAAAGTCCTCTTGACCACAACTCCGCGTGATGCTTATGTAGCTATTGCGGATGGAGGAGCTGGGCAGATGGACAAGCTGACCCATGCAGGGATTTACGGGGTGGACGCCTCTGTTCACACGCTGGAAAATCTTTACGGCATTCGCATTGACTACTATGTTCGTCTGAACTTCACTTCCTTCCTCAAGCTGGTAGACCTGCTGGGAGGGATTGATGTTGAAAATGACCAAGAATTTACCAGCCGACACGGCAACCATCATTTCCCAGTAGGGAAAGTCCATATGAACTCAGATCAGGCACTTGGCTTTGTTCGCGAGCGTTACTCCCTTCAGGGTGGCGACAATGACCGCGGAAAAAATCAAGAAAAGGTTATCGAAGCAGTCATTAAAAAGCTGACTTCAACCAGTGCTTTGAAGAACTACAACGAAATTATTTCCGGCTTGCAGGATTCTATCCAGACCAATATGGAGCTGCCTGTTCTTATGAATCTGGTCAATACCCAGCTGGAATCAGGCGGAAGCTATCAGGTTCAGTCACAAGCCATCAGTGGAAACGGGCGCATGGATTTACCATCCTATGCTATGCCAGACTCCAATCTCTACATGATGGAAATCCAGCCAGAAAGCCTTGACAATGCTAAGGCAGCGATTCAGCAGGTAATGGAAGGAAAAACACCATGA
- a CDS encoding tyrosine protein phosphatase codes for MIDIHSHIIFDVDDGPKNFEDSKKLLEESYRQGVRTIISTSHRRKGMFETPEETISANFKMVKELAELVAPDLTVLHGAEIYYTSDVADKLEKGIFPSLAGTRYVLIEFSMATPYKDIHKGLAQILRLGLTPVVAHIERYHCLENDEKKVQELINMGCYTQINSSSVLKPKLLGDSHKFMKKRAQFFLERDLVHFVASDMHNLSQRPPFMKEAFDIVAKKYGSRRAEALFGGNQALLLKNELI; via the coding sequence ATGATTGATATCCATTCTCATATTATCTTTGATGTGGACGACGGACCTAAGAATTTTGAGGATTCCAAAAAACTGCTGGAAGAAAGCTATCGACAGGGAGTTCGGACCATCATCTCTACTTCTCATCGCAGAAAGGGTATGTTTGAAACGCCTGAGGAGACCATTAGCGCTAACTTTAAAATGGTGAAAGAACTGGCAGAGCTTGTAGCGCCTGACTTGACGGTTCTCCATGGGGCAGAGATTTACTACACCAGTGATGTGGCGGATAAGTTGGAAAAGGGGATTTTCCCCAGTCTAGCTGGTACACGCTATGTGCTGATTGAGTTTAGCATGGCGACGCCTTATAAGGACATTCATAAAGGCTTGGCTCAGATTCTGCGCTTAGGTCTAACCCCAGTCGTGGCTCATATTGAGCGCTATCACTGTCTGGAAAATGATGAAAAGAAGGTGCAGGAACTCATTAATATGGGCTGCTATACTCAAATTAATAGCTCCAGTGTTCTGAAGCCTAAGCTGCTTGGAGACTCGCATAAATTTATGAAAAAACGGGCTCAGTTCTTTTTGGAGAGGGACTTGGTCCACTTTGTTGCCAGCGACATGCACAATCTAAGTCAGAGACCGCCCTTTATGAAGGAGGCCTTTGACATCGTCGCTAAAAAATACGGTTCCCGCCGGGCAGAAGCTCTCTTTGGCGGCAACCAAGCATTATTATTGAAAAATGAATTAATTTAG
- a CDS encoding capsular biosynthesis protein CpsC translates to MEKQEKQIVEIDILSLLRALWLKKFTIVLGAVLFSLLAFGYSVFIAKKMYQSTTRIYVVSRQNETQAALTNQDLQAGAYLVKDFKEIILSQAVLSQAISELKLQTSPRELTRHITVSVPADTRIVSITVKDDNPEEAARIANAFRNIAAEKIIEVTKVPDVTTLEEATVAAEPSSPNIRRNVILGFLGGSVLMSIFIIAVEILDDRVKKPEDIEEVMGLTLLGVIPDMNRM, encoded by the coding sequence ATGGAAAAACAAGAAAAGCAAATCGTAGAAATCGATATTCTGTCCTTGCTGAGAGCCTTATGGCTGAAGAAATTCACCATCGTATTGGGAGCTGTGCTCTTTTCTTTGCTGGCTTTTGGCTACAGCGTCTTTATTGCTAAGAAAATGTATCAGAGCACCACGCGCATCTATGTGGTCAGCCGTCAGAACGAAACGCAGGCAGCTTTGACCAATCAGGACCTGCAGGCGGGGGCTTACCTCGTTAAGGACTTTAAGGAAATTATTCTGTCACAGGCGGTTCTGTCACAGGCAATTAGTGAGTTGAAACTGCAAACGTCACCAAGAGAGCTGACGCGTCACATCACCGTTTCCGTTCCGGCGGATACTCGTATCGTTTCGATTACGGTTAAAGATGACAATCCAGAGGAAGCGGCTCGCATTGCCAATGCCTTTCGTAATATCGCCGCTGAGAAAATTATTGAGGTGACAAAAGTTCCTGATGTGACAACTTTGGAAGAAGCGACAGTCGCAGCAGAGCCTTCTTCACCTAATATTCGGCGTAATGTTATCTTAGGATTTTTAGGAGGCAGCGTCCTGATGTCAATCTTTATCATCGCGGTAGAAATCTTGGACGATCGGGTGAAGAAGCCAGAAGACATTGAGGAAGTTATGGGCTTGACGCTGTTGGGCGTTATCCCAGATATGAACAGAATGTAA
- a CDS encoding polysaccharide biosynthesis tyrosine autokinase produces MATLELVRKKRNLVKLTEEYYNALSTNVQLSGANIKMVEITSVTANEGKSTTSVNLAAAFARAGHKTLLIDADIRNSVMSGVFSSQKKVSGLTDYLSGQAALHEVINDTDMDNLDVILSGPVSPNPTGLLQSKQFDALLTDLRVRYDYIIVDTSPIGLVIDAAIIAQKCDASFLVTQAGHIKRKAVMKAKDQLEQTGTPFLGVVLNKYNIDLERYGAYGTYGGYGSYGYYGK; encoded by the coding sequence ATGGCAACCTTAGAATTAGTTAGGAAAAAAAGGAATCTTGTCAAACTAACCGAGGAATACTACAATGCTCTCAGCACTAATGTACAGCTGAGCGGCGCCAATATCAAAATGGTCGAAATAACCTCGGTGACGGCAAATGAAGGAAAGTCTACAACCTCGGTGAATCTTGCGGCGGCCTTTGCCAGAGCTGGTCATAAGACCTTGCTGATTGATGCTGACATCCGCAACTCGGTCATGTCCGGTGTGTTTAGCAGTCAGAAAAAAGTGTCAGGTCTGACGGACTATCTGTCAGGACAGGCTGCCCTGCATGAAGTCATCAACGATACAGATATGGACAACCTGGATGTGATCTTGTCCGGTCCAGTATCGCCTAATCCGACAGGGCTTTTGCAAAGCAAGCAGTTTGACGCACTTTTGACCGACCTGCGTGTTCGTTATGACTACATCATTGTGGATACTTCACCGATTGGTCTGGTCATTGATGCGGCTATCATCGCTCAGAAATGCGACGCTAGCTTCTTGGTGACACAAGCAGGACATATCAAACGAAAAGCAGTCATGAAAGCTAAAGATCAGCTGGAACAAACGGGAACTCCTTTTTTGGGCGTTGTCCTCAATAAATATAACATTGACTTGGAACGCTATGGTGCCTACGGAACTTATGGGGGATATGGCAGCTATGGCTATTATGGGAAATAG